The Hippoglossus hippoglossus isolate fHipHip1 chromosome 21, fHipHip1.pri, whole genome shotgun sequence genome contains a region encoding:
- the olig1 gene encoding oligodendrocyte transcription factor 1, which translates to MNVLSNPVIRAQEQSLPLCGPGSVQDLPHCPPGFNLGSRLHPAPLLSLQSSQRSIKPQRELSPEEQQELRRKINSRERKRMQDLNIAMDALREVMVPYASSPSSASSHAHQPGAPPGRRLSKISTLVLARNYILLLGSSLQEMRRLLGEVSIGMGVNTGPVPRLLLAGGWPLISGPSQLLLTQESILTSAAASSSSPSSSSSTSSSAAAKCPLLSPGPMEPSLAPVQWSSTGASGGPLCPCGVCRLPRFSHSAAVPRFPK; encoded by the coding sequence ATGAACGTGCTGTCAAACCCGGTGATCAGGGCCCAGGAACAGTCTCTACCTCTCTGTGGCCCCGGGTCTGTCCAGGACTTACCACACTGCCCTCCAGGCTTCAACCTGGGCTCCCGCCTCCACCCTGCACCACTGCTTAGCCTCCAGAGCAGCCAAAGATCGATCAAACCACAGAGGGAGCTGAGccctgaggagcagcaggagctcaggaggaagaTCAACAGCAGGGAGAGGAAGCGGATGCAGGACTTGAACATTGCCATGGATGCCCTGAGGGAGGTCATGGTGCCTTACgcctcctcaccttcctccgCCTCCTCTCATGCGCACCAGCCTGGCGCTCCTCCAGGCCGCAGGCTCTCCAAGATCTCCACTCTGGTCCTGGCCAGGAACTACATCCTCCTCCTGGGTTCGTCCCTGCAGGAGATGCGGCGGCTGCTGGGAGAGGTGAGCATCGGGATGGGAGTGAACACAGGGCCGGTCCCCCGGCTGCTGCTCGCTGGAGGGTGGCCCCTCATCTCCGGCCCCAGTCAGCTCCTACTTACCCAAGAATCCATCCTCACTTCAGCGGCTGCCTCTTCTTCGTCCCcgtcgtcttcctcctccacttcatCATCCGCTGCTGCTAAATGTCCCCTGCTGTCTCCGGGCCCCATGGAACCCTCACTGGCCCCAGTGCAGTGGAGCTCTACAGGTGCCTCAGGGGGGCCCCTGTGCCCGTGTGGAGTCTGCAGACTGCCCAGATTCAGCCACTCAGCTGCTGTGCCCAGATTCCCAAAGTGA